One part of the Neodiprion virginianus isolate iyNeoVirg1 chromosome 3, iyNeoVirg1.1, whole genome shotgun sequence genome encodes these proteins:
- the LOC124300366 gene encoding protein takeout-like, which yields MKIIVTFLAIFALSAAVELPPSLKTCRRKDPQYQQCLSAAVPLFIKSLSAGLRNFKILPIEPLAVDSIKIGESTGPVSVKQSYRNIKLYGLTRGLEVNNYRIDFNKLILTSDSYNPQVDFVADYELDGQVLVLPIHGKGHSNITMIGLHAKNTIYCDTHVKDGETYLRIKKYDIKFHPERVLMHFGNLFDGDNALAEQMNTFIAQNSDLLFKELQASYEETFGLVFAKLGNEVFSRIPMNKLFPE from the exons ATGAAGATCATTGTCACGTTCCTGGCCATCTTCGCATTGTCGGCAGCAGTTGAGCTAC CGCCAAGCTTGAAGACCTGCCGAAGAAAAGATCCGCAGTACCAGCAATGTTTAAGCGCCGCCGTCCCATTGTTCATCAAGTCTCTGTCTGCAg GTctcagaaatttcaaaatcctcCCCATCGAGCCTTTGGCAGTTGACAGCATAAAAATTGGCGAAAGTACCGGTCCGGTATCCGTGAAACAATCGTATCGCAACATCAAGTTATACGGACTAACGAGAGGATTGGAAGTAAATAATTACAG AATTGATTTCAACAAGCTGATTCTAACATCCGATTCCTACAATCCTCAAGTTGATTTCGTCGCCGATTACGAATTGGATGGTCAAGTTCTGGTTCTTCCCATCCATGGAAAAGGCCACTCCAACATAACCATGA TCGGCTTACATGCAAAGAACACCATATACTGTGACACGCACGTCAAGGATGGCGAGACTTATCTAAGAATCAAGAAGTACGACATCAAATTTCACCCCGAAAGAGTCCTGATGCACTTCGGCAATCTATTCGATGGTGATAACGCTCTGG CTGAACAGATGAACACATTCATCGCCCAGAATTCCGATTTACTCTTCAAAGAGCTCCAGGCATCCTACGAAGAGACGTTTGGCCTCGTCTTCGCGAAGCTTGGAAATGAAGTTTTCAGCCGTATCCCAATGAACAAATTATTCCCagaataa